CAAATCGTTTTCGATAAACTGCAACTGATCTTCACGGAAACCACCCCAATACCCTTTTCCATCTCTCGGATCGGGATACAAAATATCATCTAAAACGATGAAGTGAACATTTCCATAATTAAAAGAATAATTTGCAGGACCGAAAGTTGCTTCAAAAGTTTCATCAGACAGATAATCTTCTTTAGCATCATAATTCATGTCGTGATTTCCCATCACATTATACCAAGGCAACCCGATTTCTTTCATTACATCAGCATAAGGTTTTTGAAGGCTTAAATTATCTCCCACCAAATCACCCAGCGTAATTCCGAAAACGGTATTTTTCTTAGTGGTTTTTACTTCATTTACAATCGCTCTTCTGAAATAATCCAACTGCTTTTCCGTGTAAGGTTGCGGATCTCCGAAAACCAGAATATCGAAGTTTTTATTTTCGTTTTGTTTATGTAAAGCAAAATTCACTTCTTTCGGAAGCTCACCCGTTGGCGCAGTTCCTTTATATTTAAAATCTGCCGGAGAACCTTTTGGCTTATACTGATAATAATATTGAGGCAAATTATTTCCGTTCAATGCCACCTGATAACCTGAAGGTTTGATTACAAAAACCGTTTGTCCATCTTGGATTGGTAAGCTGTATCTTCCGTTTTTATCCGTTAAAACCACTTGCGCACCGTTGGAAACTGCCACACCCTCAATTCCTTTTTCAGGGTTTTCTTTTTTCTGATTTTTATTAAGATCTTCAAAAACATAGCCCGAAACTGAAGCTTGAGAAAAAGCCATCGCCGAAATCAATAAGCCTGGCATTAAAAATTTTATATTCATGTTGATTTTTTAAATAATTAATATTAAATGGTTTAGAAATTCAGCATTACTGATTCCACCACATTTTTGTATTGATGTTGTCACCACCCATATTTTGAGAAGCCGTGACATAATTATCATAATTCTGAACCTTGGTTACGGTTGGATAAGGCATTCTTTGAGGCATTTTAGCGTCATTCATCAAGCCTCCGTTATTTGGCAACACAGGGAAACCACTTCTTCTCTGCTCGTACCATTGCTGATGATCTACAAAGAAAAGCGCCACATATTTCTGAAGCATAATTCTTTCCAGCGTATTATTGTAAGCCACTTTAGGATTTGTGAAATAGTTTGCAGGAAATGTCGCTCCCCATTGTTCTACAGTTGCTTTTACTCCATTTTCATAGAAATTCTGAGCGCTTCCTGTAATAATTCCTTTATAAGCTAATTCCGCAAGAATAAACTGAAGTTCGGCATACGGCATCACCAAAATTTTCAATGGAGCTTTTGCTAAATTCTGATTTAAATTAGACGGCTGATAATCGAAACTTGTTCCTAAAGCATATCCTGAAGGCGCACCTTTGTAACCAATATTGGCATTTCCGGGAATTGATTTTGCCTGTGTGAAGAACAAACTCAATCTAGGATCATTATTATCGACCAAAGTCTGCGTAAAGAAACCTCCCGAAGCCCTATAAGCTGTAAAATCCTGAGGTCTGGCAATCGGTGGCAATAACGGCGCAACTCCTGAAATATCCAATGTTGCTCCATCGCCATTATTCTGAAAAATCGGGTGACCCGTGGGATCGTTTACAATTTCATTAATTCTTTCATTAACATTCACTTCCCCATTTTTCTTTAAAATTCTTGTTAGCAATCTCAATGAAAGAGAATTACAGAATTTTTTCCACTTTACAATTCCTGCGGTACTGGCGTTTGCCTGAAAGAAAATATCGCTTTCACTTAATGTTTTTGTGGTGTCGAAAAGGGTGTTTGCTTCTTTCAAATCATCCAAAAGAAACAGATAAATATCTTTTTGCTTATCATATTTCGGTCTCATGATGCCTTCTTCAAGACGCAAAGCTTCCGTCATCGGAACATCACCGAATGCATCGGTAAGGTTTGCCATGATCCAGGCATTCAAAACCTTGGAAATAGCCAGATAATTGTTATTATTCTCTTTTTTCGCTGCTTCGTTTAGTTCTTTTACCTGTTTAAGCCATTTATAACTGGTATTCCAATATCCGTTTCCTGTGCTTTCTGTAAGGTAATAACGGCTTACCGTGGCTCCTTCATTAGGAAAAGGAAGCGCCACCTGCATAATATCAAAAGTGAAATCATCTGCCCTATTGTATCCATAAGATCCCATTTCATACTGAATCGGCACCAAAAAACTTCCCACAGAAGGTTCTTTTATTTTACTGGTATCTGTGTTGATCTCTTCAAAGCTTCGCTCACAAGAATTAAAGCTGAAAACTGAAAGCGCAATAATGGTTGATAAAAATATTTTTTTCATGATGATCTTAGAATTTTAAATTAACTTGAAAACCGACAGTTCTTGCCGATGGAAGCTGACCAATTTCAGCACCCGGCGTAATCGTAGAATCGTTTAGCGAGGCAACTTCAGGATCGAACATTGGGAATTTCGTCCACATCCAGAGGTTTTTACCGAAAACAGCTAACGTAAGCTCCGTTAATTTCAAAGGAGCGATTACATCTTTCGAGAATGAATACGCAATTCTTGCATCTCTCAGCTTGATGAATGAAGTATCAAAAGTATTGGTTTCTATATTTGCTCTTCTGTAATAATCTGCATAATAAGCTGATAACCCTACCGCTTTGGTGTTCGGGCTGTAGGTTCCGTCTGCATTCTGAATTACACCTTCCCCAACGATCATTCCGTTTGGATTATCTCTTCCCATTAACGTATGCTCAAGCTTACCTTGCTCAGACATTTTGTGATGGGTTTGAGAATATGCCATTCCACCATATTGTCCATCAAAAGAGAAGCTGATCTGCCAGTTTTTAATTTTAAAATCATTCTGGAAACCTGCTCTCCATTTCGGGAAAGCATTTCCTACTTTCTCTACTCTGTCGGGTCTTGCTGGAAGACCTGTTGCCGGATCATAAACAACGTCTCCATTCCCATTTCTCACCAATTTAAATCCGTAAAGATCACCTAACGATCCGCCGACCATAGCATTGTAATATAACACTCCGGCTACCGTTGAAATTGTATAATAATTCTCTCCTTTATATTCATCAGGAAGCGTAATAATCTTATTAGCATTCATAGACCAGTTAGCAGCAACATTCCAAGTGAAATTCTTAGATTTAACAGGAATAGCGGAAAGCCCCATTTCAATTCCCTGGTTTCTGATTTTTCCTGCATTAATAAAACGACTGGAATATCCTGATTCTATTAAAGTGGTAACCGATAAAATTTCATCAACCGTTGTATTTTGATAGAATGTTGCATTGTAGCTTAATCTATTTTTAAGAAATGAAAAATCCATCCCGGCTTCAATATTCGTATTTTCCTGAGGTTTTAAATCTGGCGCAACATACGACGATGGCGTTGTAACAGAACCAATAAAATCACTTGGCGTATAATACTTATCAATTTGATAAGGTGATGTTCCAAGACCAACTTTCGCCCAAGAGGCTCTTAATTTCCAATAATTAAAAGTAGGGTTTGATAGTTTAAACAAATCCGAAAGAATAACACTTGTACTTACCGACGGATAGAAGAATGAACGGTTATTTTTTGAAAGTGTACTACTCCAGTCATTTCTTCCCGTCACATCCAAAAACACCAAATTATCGTAATTAGCACTAATTAAACCATATACAGAGTTCATTTGCTGATCACGCGGCTTTGGAACTTTTGTAATTAAAGAAATGGCATTATTCAGACTGTAATCTCCCACCACTTTCAATCCTTCCGCACGGTAATCATTCATCACATATTCATTGTAACGAATACTGGCTCCGGCGTTGGCTGTAATATTAAATTTGTTGAAATCTTTTTTATAGGTGAATAACAAATCATTATTAAATTCATTATTCCTTATATATTGTTCTCTGTAAAACCCTTTCAGGTAATTCGCAGAGCTGTAAGGTCTTTTTGTTGTTCTTTCCTCATCCAGCATTTCGATTCCTGATCTTAACATCAAACTGAAGTTTTTGCTAAAATCATACGTTGCCGAAATATTTCCCGTGATCATTTTTTTCTGAACACCATTCAGCATTTGATAAGCAATTAAATAAGGATTATCAATAAAACTACTGAACGGGTGAATCTGGTCTACCTGATCCTGTCCCGGTTTCCAAAGAGGTTTGTACCAATTTAAATCCACATTCGGATTCTGGAAGATCATGAAATAGGAAATCGACTGGTTATTGTATCCCGTCGCAGGAAGGTTATCACTTTTCGTATTGGCGTAATTAAATTTGGTGGAAACTCTAAACTTATCCGTCACCTTATGATCCAATGAAAATGCGACATTAAAACGGTCAAATCCCGTATTGGGCATCATCCATTTATTGTCTAAATACGTAAGAGAAGCTCTGAAACTCGTTTTATCGGTACTGCTTTCTACCGAAACGTTGTTGGAAGAAGTAACACCCGTTTCCCAAAAACCTTTGATATTATCAGTATAAGGTCTCCACAGCTGTCTCTCAGCGCTTTGACCTAAAAGATTAGGATCATATTGAAAATAATACTGCCCGTTGAATTTCGGCCCGAAAGCACTACTGGTTCCTCCCGTACTTACTCCATCTGCAGAAGCTCCGTAAGAATAGAAAAATTCTCCGGCAGAATTTTTGGCCAACGTTCCCTGACCGTATTCATACTGATAATCCGGCCATTTTAATACAGAATCATAGCTTAATGAAGAGTTGAAGGAAACACGAAGTCTTCCGTTTTTACCCTTTCCTGATTTTGTGGTTATCATTAAGGCTCCGTTCGCTGCTCTGGATCCATACAATGCAGCTGCGGAAGCTCCTTTTAGCACTGTTACCGATTCAATATCATCGGGGTTGATGCTGTTAAGACCATTTCCCAAGTCAATAGGAAGATCTCCTCCGGTTCCGGCGCCGTACGCTGCAGTTCCCGTTCCTGTGGTTGAATTACTCAATGGGACACCGTCTACAACGATAAGCGCGTAATTTCCGTCAAGGCTAAAGGATTTTTCTCCCCTTAAAGTAATTCTTGAAGAGCTTAATGGCCCTGCTCCTGCCGTTTGAATTTTTAATCCGGCAACACGGCCTTCAAGGCCCTGCGCCCAATTGTTATTCTGAATGTTTTCAAAAATCTCAGAATCTACTTTTTCAGCAACGTAACCAAGGGATTTATCTTGCCTTTTAATTCCCAAAGCTGTTACCACAACCTCATCAATGTTTTTAATAGTGTCTCTTTTAGCTTTCTGCTGAGCCGCCAGATTGACGCTGACTAATCCTAACAGCGACAAAACCAGCAACTTTTGTTTCTCTTTACGCATATCCAATTTGTTTGCGCAAAATTAAAACGACATTATGATTACGGTTTTAACATCATATTAATATTTATTAAATAATTATTAAACGACATATTAATTTATTATCAACTAAATCACATACATATATGGTTAACAATAGGTTAAAACAATTAAGCATTTTTAATACAAATGATTAATATTATTTACCTAACTTTATCATCCGGCTATTGTTAAATACCACATTTACAAGTCAAATGAATATATTTCAAATGGTTAACATTTAACCTAACACCTATTTTTACATATATTCAAGAAATTGAATTAATTCTAAAATCATTCACCGAATTAATCGGTAGAAGAAAAATATTTTTCTTTTGTCTTAACACAAAAGAAACAAAAAGTCAAGACTTGGAAACTGAATGCTAAAAATTAAAAGTCAATCCTAAAATTCCCAGAACTTGCGCGAATTCAAAGTTTCTTCTTCGATTCTAAATTTGTCTCGCGCTTCGAAGAGTGGGAATTTTTTAACGGATTAATTTTTAATTTTCTTAACGCTTCATTTTCCAAAGTCATTTTAATTTTCAGAAAAGAAAAAAGTTTGCCTCAAAAAGAGACAAACTTTAAAAAGAATAATATAAAAGACGTATTTGTTATTTTCCTTTTAACTGATCAGGAATATTAGTTGTAATAAATGCTATTCCTTGTTTTTTCAGTTCTTCATATACCGCAGGATCATTTACCGTCCATGCATTGGTGATTAAACCAAGCGCTTTAGCATCAGTAATCCAAGTCGGATTTTTCTGGAAAACGCTGTAGTGATAGTCTAAACCATCCAATCCTTCATTTTTAATCTGCTCAGGAGACAACTCACCATTTAAGTATTGTACTTTATATTTCGGTTCTGTTTTTTTAATTTCCTTACAAACATTCAAACTGAAAGAAATAAATTGAGTTTGGGCATCCAGCTTCATATCTTTCACCATTTTAATGGTTTTCTGAACAATTTCATTTTCCAGCTCTTTTGTTTTAGCTGGCTTTATTTCGATGATTAATTGTAAAGCCGCATCTTTTTTTCCTTGCTTTAAATAATCTTTCAGTGTAGGAAATTTTTCTCCGTTCGACAATTTATCTTTTTCCAGCGTTTTGAAAGTTTCGTCAGAAATTTCTAATTTTCCGTGGTGCTCATCATGGTTAATTACCAAAACTCCGTCCTTCGTCATTCTCACATCAAATTCAGATCCGTAGATTCCTAATTTCTGAGCATTTTCTAACGACTTGATCGAGTTTTCCGTGGTCGCGGGCTGCGACTGGAAATAACCTCTGTGCGCGATAATCTGGGTTTGTGCCTTCATTGCAACTGTACTTAAAACTGCTAACCCTAAGATAAAATTTTTCATAATATAAATTAGATATTTAAATTAAAAGTCTTTCAACTTTCAGATAAAGGTAATTAAATTAATGGGAATGGTGAATTTTGCTCTGTTAACGAGATGTCAATTATGAATTTATTTATAAAGTTTTAAAATTCACTATTGACGTGAGATCATTCACCATCCACATTTTCCCAATTTTTAGAACGAATATTTCGCTCCGATTTGAATCTGATAAGGATTTCCAGACAATGGTTCCAAACCATTCGTATTTCTTACATATTCAAACTGTTTTGTATCGGTATTGAATTTAGTTGCTCTGTAAAGCGCCATATTTCCGTACGATTTATTCACGCCCCATTCTTTATTCAACAAATTGGCTACGTTGAAAATATCTACAGAAAGTTCAAAAGCTCCAATTTTATCAAACTTGATTTTCTTAGCAACACGAACGTCCCAAACTCCGTAGAATCCGTTTTTACCGCCATTTCTTTCCGCAATATTGTTATTGTATTTGGTGATATAATCTTTCAGTGCTTTACCAACTTCCGGATCATCTACTAAAGATTGGGTAAGATTCGGGAAAATATACGCCAGATCATTAGAATCAACGAAATCTCCGTTAATATTTCCTCCAGCCGTTACAGAGAAACGTGTTCCTCCAATTCCTGAATATCTTAAACCTAACGTAAATCCTGCAATCGTAGGCGAGTTACCATAAAGAACCACTTTATTTCTAAACTGATTATCGGAATAGGTCATTCTCAAATCTCTCGGATCACTTTGGACTAAAGTAGACAATGTTGCGGTATTGGCCACGTTCCCATTATAAGAGGTGTTATCTTTGATGTCCGACCATGTATAGCTTGCTGTAATTTCCCCGTCTTTCCAGTAACGATAGCTGGTATCCAAAACGAACGAAAACTGGTTAACCTTACCATCGCTCGCCAATTCCAGGACTCTACCGAAGTTTTTATTAATTCTTCCATCTTTCCAGTTAAGTGTCACTGTATTATTGGCATTATTGGTAATAC
The sequence above is a segment of the Chryseobacterium sp. MYb264 genome. Coding sequences within it:
- a CDS encoding calcineurin-like phosphoesterase family protein, coding for MNIKFLMPGLLISAMAFSQASVSGYVFEDLNKNQKKENPEKGIEGVAVSNGAQVVLTDKNGRYSLPIQDGQTVFVIKPSGYQVALNGNNLPQYYYQYKPKGSPADFKYKGTAPTGELPKEVNFALHKQNENKNFDILVFGDPQPYTEKQLDYFRRAIVNEVKTTKKNTVFGITLGDLVGDNLSLQKPYADVMKEIGLPWYNVMGNHDMNYDAKEDYLSDETFEATFGPANYSFNYGNVHFIVLDDILYPDPRDGKGYWGGFREDQLQFIENDLKLVDKNKLIVVSFHIPLEHTNEDNFRNADRQKLFDFLSPFPNALLLSAHTHIQQQIFYGKKAGWNGAKDLHEYNVGTTCGDWWSGTADDAGLPTSTMRDGTAKGYSFISFNDNQYKVSYKTAGKPEDYQIKLYVPKVIPYPSKTSAKVLANFFMGSKKDKVEYRIDGGKWEEMNYNETIDPNFALSVFKWDSTKNLFPGRRPSNPEISKHIWEGGFGNKLTLGKHKVEVRATDMYGNQFSAAEEFEVQNSISIP
- a CDS encoding SusD/RagB family nutrient-binding outer membrane lipoprotein, whose product is MKKIFLSTIIALSVFSFNSCERSFEEINTDTSKIKEPSVGSFLVPIQYEMGSYGYNRADDFTFDIMQVALPFPNEGATVSRYYLTESTGNGYWNTSYKWLKQVKELNEAAKKENNNNYLAISKVLNAWIMANLTDAFGDVPMTEALRLEEGIMRPKYDKQKDIYLFLLDDLKEANTLFDTTKTLSESDIFFQANASTAGIVKWKKFCNSLSLRLLTRILKKNGEVNVNERINEIVNDPTGHPIFQNNGDGATLDISGVAPLLPPIARPQDFTAYRASGGFFTQTLVDNNDPRLSLFFTQAKSIPGNANIGYKGAPSGYALGTSFDYQPSNLNQNLAKAPLKILVMPYAELQFILAELAYKGIITGSAQNFYENGVKATVEQWGATFPANYFTNPKVAYNNTLERIMLQKYVALFFVDHQQWYEQRRSGFPVLPNNGGLMNDAKMPQRMPYPTVTKVQNYDNYVTASQNMGGDNINTKMWWNQ
- a CDS encoding SusC/RagA family TonB-linked outer membrane protein, encoding MRKEKQKLLVLSLLGLVSVNLAAQQKAKRDTIKNIDEVVVTALGIKRQDKSLGYVAEKVDSEIFENIQNNNWAQGLEGRVAGLKIQTAGAGPLSSSRITLRGEKSFSLDGNYALIVVDGVPLSNSTTGTGTAAYGAGTGGDLPIDLGNGLNSINPDDIESVTVLKGASAAALYGSRAANGALMITTKSGKGKNGRLRVSFNSSLSYDSVLKWPDYQYEYGQGTLAKNSAGEFFYSYGASADGVSTGGTSSAFGPKFNGQYYFQYDPNLLGQSAERQLWRPYTDNIKGFWETGVTSSNNVSVESSTDKTSFRASLTYLDNKWMMPNTGFDRFNVAFSLDHKVTDKFRVSTKFNYANTKSDNLPATGYNNQSISYFMIFQNPNVDLNWYKPLWKPGQDQVDQIHPFSSFIDNPYLIAYQMLNGVQKKMITGNISATYDFSKNFSLMLRSGIEMLDEERTTKRPYSSANYLKGFYREQYIRNNEFNNDLLFTYKKDFNKFNITANAGASIRYNEYVMNDYRAEGLKVVGDYSLNNAISLITKVPKPRDQQMNSVYGLISANYDNLVFLDVTGRNDWSSTLSKNNRSFFYPSVSTSVILSDLFKLSNPTFNYWKLRASWAKVGLGTSPYQIDKYYTPSDFIGSVTTPSSYVAPDLKPQENTNIEAGMDFSFLKNRLSYNATFYQNTTVDEILSVTTLIESGYSSRFINAGKIRNQGIEMGLSAIPVKSKNFTWNVAANWSMNANKIITLPDEYKGENYYTISTVAGVLYYNAMVGGSLGDLYGFKLVRNGNGDVVYDPATGLPARPDRVEKVGNAFPKWRAGFQNDFKIKNWQISFSFDGQYGGMAYSQTHHKMSEQGKLEHTLMGRDNPNGMIVGEGVIQNADGTYSPNTKAVGLSAYYADYYRRANIETNTFDTSFIKLRDARIAYSFSKDVIAPLKLTELTLAVFGKNLWMWTKFPMFDPEVASLNDSTITPGAEIGQLPSARTVGFQVNLKF
- a CDS encoding glycerophosphodiester phosphodiesterase family protein — encoded protein: MKNFILGLAVLSTVAMKAQTQIIAHRGYFQSQPATTENSIKSLENAQKLGIYGSEFDVRMTKDGVLVINHDEHHGKLEISDETFKTLEKDKLSNGEKFPTLKDYLKQGKKDAALQLIIEIKPAKTKELENEIVQKTIKMVKDMKLDAQTQFISFSLNVCKEIKKTEPKYKVQYLNGELSPEQIKNEGLDGLDYHYSVFQKNPTWITDAKALGLITNAWTVNDPAVYEELKKQGIAFITTNIPDQLKGK